In Cottoperca gobio chromosome 19, fCotGob3.1, whole genome shotgun sequence, the genomic window TGTGTTAAACTGCCAGGCATCATCTAGCAGAGAGGTTAGTGATATACagattataaaacggacatgtcaaatcgagcaatctgattggttcttagccgtggtataatgggcgtatatcacgggtagaattgtagttacttttcacaacaagtcagtatccctccgcgtctgagaaaaagctacaactgttacagctgttaaattacgtcagTTATCCTGACACCAGTCTTCAAAGTATTAACTGCCCATTTTGTTTGCTTCACGGTGTTCTGTTAGTTTCATTTCcttttggtctacctgctcttcacgtagctctgcatgtcgtcttttaggggcttttttctctggagataggcactgatcaatccactcctccagagtaaagctttgtaactttgtttcttAAAGCTGTGGTCAGACTTTCAGATGTCGACAAAACAGCAGCTCAATAACATGTTGAGAGATTTTTATGCAACTGTCAGAAACGGTAAAGGCGAACTATACTATAAATAGccaaataatcgatcaacgttgtctaatatgttcgctagttgttagtgttgttgcatagcaaccacctcgcactgtTTTGTggagaaggcaacggagggaccattttattttgatcattatttaataataaaaactatttcaattggagtgtgtatttttctttcatattgccacacttggtaaccgggttataaaagcaatagctcacgacaggccgtgatatatgctcattatatcacagttaaggggcgtcgGGCCggaccacgccccttaactgtgatataatgaccatacatcacggcctgtcgtgagctattgcttaaataaaCTTCAGTGAGTTTGACAAAACTATCAGACAGATCAATTAAGAAGGTAATATGCAGGTTAAATATTTTGGCAGTTTCAAGGCCTCTTTTTGACACACACTATACAAAATGATGCAAGtgattcattttgtgtctctttgtagccatttTGCATCcgtttgtggtcattttgagtctcttcatGCGGTCCATTATCCGTCCATGAGGCAGAGAAGACTTGGAGCATACAGAAGCATTTGAGATAGtctaatttttttaattctatggCCGACACTTACTAAGAGTTTTTCCGTCCGTGCTGAGACCTCCGTAAATGAAGAGTGTGTGATCTGATGTGGGCGTCATGGTGAACATGGAGCGCCCCAGAGGTGAGCAGGATGGGGAGATGTCACTGGTGGAAAGCAGCAGAATGCAACAGAGGTCAGTACATCATTGGAAAGAAGAGCCGTCTATACAAAGGTTACAACTACTGTGCGTGTCAAAGAGTAAAGGAAGTTTTACAAGCAAGTCCAGGTCCAGGTGTCCAGGTCTAAGCAGAACATGTCCAACTCCGCCATGTCCTGCAAAcatagaaatgttgtttttaagtcaAGAGTAAAGTCCTGACAGAGTTTACTCCTCATTACAATCGTATGAGTATGCACGGTCAAAAGGCTGCTACCCATTTAATTGGTCAGTCACACCTCACAGGCAAAAGTACAGATGCCTGAAGAGGTCACATCTCTTTACAAATCAATAGGCATTCATTTAcgtaaaaaacatttctttatagaTCTTGCATTGTGCACAGGCCAATTGTTTGGTCACAGGAGTGTCCAGATATGAGGATAtgtgcagttaaaaaaaaaaaagggacagttcagcccaaaatcaaaaatacatatttttcctcttacttGTAGTGCTACTTATCTAgactgccttctctccaatataatgttGCTATAAGGCACTCTGCTTGTGGTGCTTAAAGTgccaagaaaacaaaaactcaacagcaatgtctctttccagaaatcatgaacCAGTTACTCAGGATAATCCACACACCTTGCTGTGAGCGGTATCATGTAGAAAGcatttttctttctaccaaactacacccgccaaccaCATCACTGCACAGCAGGAAGCACGCATCTACTCATGGATGAGAGGTATGTGACAGCGGGAGATGTAGACATTAATGGCGTCCTCCACAGTTGAGCAGCAACGTTAGCTAGACGATTAGATGCACCCTTCTTTCTGCGCGGTGAAGTAGTTAGCGGGTgtataaagaaaatagtttgtACATGAAACCCCTCACAGCAAGGTGTGTGGATTATCCTGAGTAACCGGGTCAGGATTTCTGGAGAGAGACATTGCTTttgagtttttcaaaataaTCGTTTTTGGCGCTTTAAGCTACACAAGCTTTTTTTAATAGGGTGAACTATGAACTGGTGTTTACAAGCTGCTCAGCATCACCCAGACAACTCACCACGCCACCAGAGACGTAACCTTTGTTCCCCAGAAGGGCACTGGCATGGCAGCTTCTGTGGGCAGGAGCAGGACcctggacaaaacaaaaactatatttataccATACATACAAATGGTAAACCTAATAAAGCTATATTATTGTCTTAAATGTAAATGCACAAGGGAATTGTAGTACAGAAAGTGCTTAATTGCATACCAAGCCCTCTCCATTAAAGGCTTAGACATGAAATCACTCACCTTAGTCTGTGGCGTGCTCCACGTGGCGGTATGTGTATCAAAAACACTGATTTCATTGTTCCAACCCCAGCACCTAAATAACGTGTCTCCAATTGTTGACTAAAAAGACATGATTGAAATAGGATCATGAGTGCCAAAacaagctaaatgctaaagttAGCATACAGTTCTGTCAACAAAGGAATCACTGCACGTTTTGTTCACATTTGGTTATCATCAGTTACCCAGGACATCTCATCCACGACGAAGCTTGATGTTGATGTGTTCTGTACCTCTCCTATGGTCTTACATCCATATCCACCAAAGTAGATAAATCTGCACCAAGGAAAAAAGGACACATGATCCTACGAAGAACTGGAGGTAtttttgtgaaaatgtgatgCGTGTAAAATCCACTTttccaacattttaattttgtctgctcttcaaaatgttaaattgcCGTTTGTTTGCGTTGGTCCAGCTATTGTTCATGGGGGAGTTTGTGTGCTGTGGTTTCATACAGACAGGACTGACCTTTCTCGGTGAACCCAGCAGGAGTGTTCGTTTCGTGGTGAGGGTGTCGTTCCCTTGGTGTTGGTCACTCTCTTCCACGAGAAGCTCTGCTCTGTGAGGTCAACGCTGAACAtctaccaaaaaaaaaaaaaaaaaaaaagagttaaatTCACCACATTAATCAACGAGGCGTCTTTTTTATCATCGAGTGAGATGTTTAAAATGAGAAATcctcaaaagaaaataaaaaaaaatcgcTGAAGAGGAAGTGAATCACTATCACAGACAGCCATCAGGCCAGATGACAAAAGGAAAATCTGCATTTTGTAGAACACACTAGGCTTGGCATGCTCAACAGGACAAACTTCATATCTGGCATTTATAACGTGTTTGTTAAGAATGtaattgctttttgtttgtcatGTCCTTCTTCTTCATGACTCTCTGTCTTGGAACGAATGACACAAACGATCCACACACTGTATTAAGAGCTCACAGCCATTTTTATTGTGCAACATTTCCAGACATTGTCTGACAAAGATGGAAGGCACTCAAAGACTGCACATGACAAAAGTGACAATAGTTTTAGTgaaaaaccaaagtattggactaaattaaatgtttctttacttATCTTGTACAAGACAAGAACAACACATCTCTAAATGCattaaatgtaacataatgatttaaatatgaTATAGAAACAGAAATCTACATGAAATCATTGgctattatttttctgttgatcgaaTACACGTCCCCTTCTTCCTGGAACAATGTACAGAAGGACCCAAAATGATCAAAGCTGATACTATGAGGAGTTTAAATAAATTTTAAAGGATGGAGAAAATAGCACTCTTGGTCGATGAAATTGCTCTTGAATCTTTCACTGAAATTGCGCCAGTTATATACATTAGAACTTTAAAAACGTGCAAAGTGCATAAACTGGATATTGTACTCATTCAGTTGAATTGTGTGCCAATGGTATTTGTCCGTTTGTACAGTTTGAGATTATTGTTGAAACAGTTCATGCTGCCCTCTTGGCCAGGTCACTATAGAGAAGAGAtgtttaatctcaatgagactttAACCGGGTTAAATAAAGGAtatatacacccacacacacacactctaataaataaattagttGACTTCTTAATGCAGCTCTAGTCTCAACTTGGAGAATATCCCACAGAATATGGATGCTCCGCTCTGTGACTCCACTGTAATGATAATACACGAGAGAGAGTCAAAGCCAGCTGCATTAACAAACACCGTTGATGGTAGTCCAGGAAACTCACCTGGTTTGTGTATCCAACGGAGCTTTGCCCTGCAAAGATGTAGAGTGTGCCGTTAACATGAGAGCCACAGGAGCGTGATAATTCTGGGGGTTTGTCACCAGTGATCTGCCTCTGCTCCCTgtggcacaaaaacacacacacaaaaaggaaagaaacagcTGAACCCTTGGAAATATGCTTTTTAATTTGAGatttaaatgaacaaattcTCCCTTTAACTATAGC contains:
- the LOC115024807 gene encoding kelch domain-containing protein 1-like: MEAAVAERNAPVSRLERCNHTAFIEKHTLYVWGGYQVVAGEDIMLPSDEIWLCDLDSGVWEQRQITGDKPPELSRSCGSHVNGTLYIFAGQSSVGYTNQMFSVDLTEQSFSWKRVTNTKGTTPSPRNEHSCWVHRERFIYFGGYGCKTIGEVQNTSTSSFVVDEMSWSTIGDTLFRCWGWNNEISVFDTHTATWSTPQTKGPAPAHRSCHASALLGNKGYVSGGVDMAELDMFCLDLDTWTWTCFDISPSCSPLGRSMFTMTPTSDHTLFIYGGLSTDGKTLNDAWQFNTQKREWNMLMHPHKDKPRVSHTACLGSDNDVVVFGGSSKMCFLIDSVVILRAPSHNLCRDVFMFQTQPYSLSRLCDDFIGGNPELFGEQLKWLPSKLRNKIDKRAAFFSSTKPVLTELVF